GAACGCGACGCCGACGTCCGCCGCCGGGCCATCGAGGGTCTGGCGCGCCTCGGCGGCCAAGCGGTCACGGCCCGGCTGGTGCAATTGAGCGATGCCAGGCTCGAGCCAAGCCTCGACGTCCGACTCCAGGTGGTGGCATCGCTGGCGCGTCTCGACCACGGCGCGGCCATGTCGCGCCTGGTCGAACTGGCCGACGCGCGCCGGGAGCGCGACAAGGCGATTCGGCGAGCCGCGGTGAGCGCTCTGGCCGATCGCCAGCCGACGACGACTCACCCGGATGCGCGTCTCGCCCTCCTCCGTGTGTCGAGCCAGGACCCCGATCCGGAGGTCCGGCAGGAGGCCTTGCGCCATCTCGAGAGCGAGGGACGGGGCGCGGGCGCCGTGAGCGCCGAAGTCGGTCCGGACGAGTACGACCTGCTCGGACAGCTCAGACGAAGCGGCGTGGCAGTCGACCTCGGTGCCGTGCCCTGGTCTCGACGCGTCGCGCTCGGGTGGCAGGATGTCCGTGCGGGACTGCGATTTCGCGGGAGGCAGGGTGACCCCACGATGGTGGTTCGTGCGCGCGTGGTCGCGCTCGGCGCCGCGGTCTTCGCGTTGTTCGCCGTCTTCGTTGGCCTGGGGCTGCTCACGGGGCAGGTCCTCGGCGCGAAGGACAGCCTCGCCCTGCTCGGCATGGCCGGCACGCTCGGGGCGGCTGTCGCCCTGGCGCCTCCCTGGCTGGCGCGCCCGTCGGGGAGATTGCCCGACCGCCTCACGGCAGCGGCGTTCGAGTCGTTCGCCGTCCTGCTCCGCTCGTTGCCGATCTGGGCCGCTGCCGCTCTGGTCGTCGCCTCCGTGCGGGCCATGATGCCGGCATGGCTGGCGACGTCGATGCCCTGGGTGCTGGGCCTGGTCGTGGTCGGCCCCATCGTGTCGGCCGTCATTCGGCTGGTGACGGCGCTGGCGTACGGCTTGTCGCAGCAGGAGCGTCGCCGGTGGGTCGCTCAGGTGACCCTGGGCACGCTCGCCGGAGCGGGAGCCCTCGGAATCACGATCGGTCTTGGAGTGCTCGTGTTGCGCGAGACCTTCGCGGCAAGCGACGGCGTGAAGTGGTTCCTGGTCGGACTGCCCTCCTGCGTGGCGCTCGCGGTGGGCTTCACGGGGGTCGACGCGCAGTTTGACGACCGCGCCGCGGTCGATGGGCGGTGGCTTCGCGCCGTGGCCGCCGGTGTCCTGTGCGTGCCCGCCGTACTCGGCGTCGGTCTGCTCCTCGAGGGCCGCGAGAGCGCAAGGCGCGGCCTCAGGCTGGAGCCGCAGTTGGCCGCCGACTCGACCACGCCCGCGAGCCCGCAGGAGGTCATCGTGCCGCTCGGCCGGGCCGTGCCGTTCCAGCTGGACTTCCCACAGGTCGTCGACATCGTCGTCCCTTCCCAGGGGCAGGACCTCGTGCTCAAGCTGCTCGCTGGCGACGGCGTGGCGGTCCTCGAGCACAAGGACGACCCCGAAGAGATCAAGGGCAGGTACCTGGCCGACGGCACGTACTTCCTGCTCGTCGAGCCGTTTGGCTTGGGCGATACGGCCGTCGCCTCGTCGGCTGCCGACGCGACCGCCTCGATGAACGAGGTTGCCGCGCTGGTCGTTCGAGTTCTCAGCGCCGGGACGGCGAGCGCGGGGTTGTCGCGGCGGGCCGGACCGGGCGACCTCTCCGGGGGCGAGGGCGGGAAGACGATGTCCGATGCCGAGGCTACGCTGGGCGTGCGCGTCGCCCTGACGGCCAACCTGCGGCGCGTGACCGGCGAGGAACTGAAGACAGCGCAGGATCTGCGTGAAGAGCTGAGGAAACAGCGCGCCGCGGAGGCGGCCGCCAGTCCGAACGCCGAGTATGCCGTCGTCATGACCGATGCACCGGTGTCCCTCCAGACCACGCCGGGTGCGGGGGGCGTTCCCGCGCAAACGGGGGGTGCCGGCGGCGGGTCGGTGGCCGCGCCTCAGCCGCTCGCCTGCGCAGGTACCGTCGTCACATCCGAGCGCGTTGCACAGGGCCCACCCGCGTGGCGCCTGGTGTTCGGCTGGACGACCGGCGTCGATCGCGCGGCCGCCATGCCGCTCGATCGGGACAGGGTGGTGCCGTGGCGTGGAAGGCCGACGAAGGCGCTCCTCGAGCGGGTCCAGGCCTTCAGCAAGGTCTTTGCCTCGTGTGGCGGGCCAGCCGCCGACACCGCACTTGCTGCCACTCTGCGCGCGGCCGCCACCGACGCCACCGCCGCCCTGGAGCGGCCCCGCTGGTGCCAGGGTACCGAGGGTCCCGCACGGGATTACTACTACCTCACCACCGCATCGACGCTGCTCGTGGATGTGGGCGCGGTGGTGCGGGCCATCGGAGAGCCGGGCGACGGCGAAGTTGGGGTCGAGCTCATCGACGGGTACGGATATCCGGCTCCGGCTCGCTCCGACAGGCCCGCGCCCCCCCATTACCGGCTACCCATGGAGGCGCTCCACTGCCTCGGCAAGGACTGGGAAGAGCGGTGGCTCGTCGTCGCGCGTGTCCTCCAGGGGATGAACGGCCGGCAAACAGCCACGTGGGAACACGTCGAACTGGCGGTGGGAAGCGAGCCACCGAGCTCTGTGCCCGAGCGCCCGACGTTCCGGCCGGGGCCGCTCGAAGCCCTGATCGCGCAGGCCGGCGCCTGGATCGTGGAGTTCGATGTGTCCATCGACACGCCGGACGCTCCGGCGGTGTTCGCCGGCCATTTCCTCCTGACCACCCGGGAGGGCATTCACGACTGCTGCGTCGACGTGGGCGCGATCGTGCGGGGGCAGGAATGGGACGGCACCGGGTTTCCGCGCTTTCAGCTGGTGTACGGTTGGACAGCAGGAGCCGACAGCTACTACTTCGATGTGACGTCGCTCACGCACCTCGGCCAGTCGTTTGAGGACAAGTGGTCGGAGTACACCAACGATCTGCGCCGTCAGAGCCGCAGGACTGCGGACCTTCCGCATCTTGTCGATCGCAGGTGAAGTGACCGGCGGCGGCGCGGGGGAGGGGGAACGGCCGGCCCCGCCGCGCTCGGCCGTCGCGCCGCGCGTCGCACCACGAACCGGAGTGACCAATGCCGAACTGCTTCGTCGTCATGGGCTTTGGAAAGAAGACCGACTTCGCCCAGGAGAAGACGTTCGATCTCGACAAGTCCTACAAGTACATCATCAAGCCTGCGGTGGAGGCCGCCGGCTACACGTGCGTGCGTGCCGACGAGATCCAGCACGCCGGCAACATCAACGTGCCGATGTACGAGCAGCTCTACGGCGCCGACCTCGTCATCGCCGACCTGTCGACCGCCAACCTCAACGCCTTTTTCGAGCTCGGCGTGCGCTACGCCCTCAAGCCGCGGACGACCATCGTCATCGCCGAGAAGGGCTTCAAGATTCCCTTCGACATGGGCCAGGTCGTCGTGCGCTCGTACGAGCACCTCGGCGACGGCATCGACTTCGGCGAGGTGGAGCGGATGCGGGCCGAGCTGACGACGGCGTGCAGGGAGGTCGCGGCGGCGAACCGCACCGACAGTCCCGTCTACACGTTCCTCACGAACGTCGATCCCCCGGCGCTCAGGGGCGCGGCGAAGACCGTGCGCGACACCGCTCCCAGACCGAAGCCCCTCGACGACCCCTTCAGCGTAGAGTTTGCCGTGGGCGACCCTCACGAGCGGGCGGCGCTCACCAGGCCGCTTGCCGAGCTGATGCGCGAAGCGCTGAAGGCGCGCGATGCCGGGGAGTTCAAGACGGCACGCTCGATCCTGAACGGTGTCAGGGCGGCCCAGGGCGACCAGGTCGATCCGTTCGTGCTGCAGCAGCTTGCGCTCGCCACCTACAAGTCGCGGGAGCCCGAGCCGCGGCAGGCCCTGCTCGACGCGCGGACCGTGCTCGAGGCGCTGACACCGCGCGCGTCGAGCGACCTCGAGACGCTCGGCCTCTGGGGCGCGATTCACAAGCGCCTGCACGAGATCGGCGCCTCGGACGATGAGCGCCGCGAGGCGCTCGACGAGGCCGTCTGGGCCTACGAGAAGGGGTTCTACCTGCGCAGCGACTACTACAACGGCATCAACTACGCGTTCCTGCTCGACACGCGCGCCAGCGAGACGACGGGCGACGAAGCGGTGGCCGACCGCGTGCAGGCCCGCCGCGTCCGCGCGCGGGTGCTCGCCACGTGCGAGGCGCGGCTCGCGCAGGGCATCAAGGGCGAGTCGGAGGCGTCGAAGGCGGAGCAGGAGTACTGGGTGCGCGCCACGATCGTCGAGGCGCTGTTCGGCCTCGGCCGGACGGCCGAAGCCGACGCGGCCTTCGATGCGGCGCGGGCGATGGAGCCGCCGCCCGCGACGTGGATGATCGGGTCGACCGACGAGCAACTGAAGAGACTCGGCGCCCTGCTCGGCCGGTAGCGACGCGCCCCGCAGCTACCGCAGCGCCTTCCGCACGACGAGCTTCGGCCCCGACCAGACGTCGCTCACCGCCTCACCCTACCGCAGGCAGCGGTCGAAGAAGCCCTGCACGCGCGTCCACGCGTCGCGCAGCACGTGCTCCCGGTGGAAGTAGTGGAACTCGCCGGGATAGATCATGAAGTCGACCTCCTTGCCTGCCTTGAGCGCGACGTCGACCAGGCGCAGCGACTCGAGAAACGGCACGTTCACGTCCGCCGTGCCGTGCAGCACGAGCAGCGGGCGCACCAGCCGGTCGACGCGCTCGATGGGTGCCGTCCGCCGGTAGAGGTCGGGATCGTCCTCGGGCGACCCCATGCGCCCCTTGATCCACGGGCCGTTCGGGTCGCGATACCAGTCGCGCCAGTCGACGACGCCCGCGACGTCGATGCCGCAGCGGAACCGCTCGGGCGTCACCGTGAGCGCCTGCAGCGTCATGAACCCGCCGTAGCTCAGGCCCCAGACCCCGATGCGGTCCGTGTCGACGTAGCCGAGCGTCGCGAGGTAGTCGGTGGCGGCGGCCACGTCCTCGTAGTCGCGCCCCCCGAGGTCGCGGTAATGCCCCTGCCGCCATGCCTTGCCGTAGCCGATGCTGCCTCGGTAGTCGACCATCAGCACGACGTAGCCCTGCTGCACGAGCCATTGGTGCACGCTGTGGTAGACCGCGTAGTCGCGCCGCAGGTGCCAGCCGTCGTAGTTCTGCGTCACGCCGTCGCCGTGCACCCAGACGATGGCCGGGTGGCGCCGGCTGCGATCGAGGCCGGGGGGCACGAACAGGTACGCCGGTACGTCGCTCCCGTCGGCCGACGGGTAGCGCACGAACTCGGGCTCGACGAGCGCCGAGCGGTCGATCGCCGCCGGCATCGACTCGGTGAGCTGCGCCGCCGGCGCGTTGGCGTTCGTCCCGATGACGAACAGATCGGCCGAGGCCCGCGGACCGGTGCGCTGGAACACGAGGCGCGTGCCGTCGGGCGACCAGAACGCGTCGGTGTTCGTGCCGCGCTCCCCGGTGAGCCGCGTCGATGCGCCGGGCCGGCCGCTCGCGTCAATCTCGACGACGGCGAGGTGGCGCGCGCCGGGCAGCGGCCCCTCGTTCGAGTCGAACGCAAGGCGACGGCCGTCGGGTGACCAGCGCAGGCGCGAGACCTCGAAGGCGCCGCGTGTGACCTGCACCGCGTCGCCGCCAGCCGCGGGCACGACATACGCGTGGTCCCACCCGTCGCGGTCGCTCAGGAACGCGATGAGACAGCCGTCGGGCGACGGCATCGGCTCCGGGCCCAGGTAGGTGAGGCTCCACCACTTCTCGTCCTCGTCGCGGTGCACCACGCGTGTGGCGACGCGTGCGACGTCGGCGACGACGATCTCGCGCGTCCTCAGGCCAGCGGTCACGCGCTGGAAGACGAGGCGGCCGGCGTCGAGCCAGCGGGGCGCGCCCTCCGCGCCAGGCGTCGCGCCGAGCATCCGCGCCGGGCCTCCCGACGCCGAGACCACGCCGAGGTCACTCGGCTCGCGATCGACCCGCCGGAAGATCATCTTGGCGCCGTTCCACGGCGTCGCCTCGTCTTCCGGCCGCGCGACGACGCGGGTGAACGCCAGCTGCGCGTCGTCCGGCGCCCACACTGGCGAGCCTTCGACCTCGGGAGTGTTCGTCAATCGCACCTCGCGCGCATCGTCCAGCGACCGCGTCCAGAGGTCGCCGCCCCGCACGAAGGCCACGCGGCGGCGATCGTTCGAGAGGACGATGGTCGACTCGGCCTCCGGCGTGGTCCACACGCGCTCCGGCATGGGCGTGCCAGGGGGGNNNNNNNNNNNNNNNNNNNNNNNNNNNNNNNNNNNNNNNNNNNNNNNNNNNNNNNNNNNNNNNNNNNNNNNNNNNNNNNNNNNNNNNNNNNNNNNNNNNNCGCGTGCCGGCCGGCGGGAGGCGCGTGCCCGCCCGGACGCGCGGTACACCGCACGAGTCTACCTTGGCGCGTCCTCGTCGCGTGTGTCGACGCGCTGGCCGACATGATGCGGCCGTCGGCCCGCGTGGGTTCACCTCCACCACGGCCGTTTCGGACGCATGCGAGGGGAAGGATGATCGGCCTCCGGGATGGTGGTGACTTGCGCGCCTCTCGCCGGCGAGTTACCGGACGGCCGTGGCGGCCGGCGCCCGCCTGCGGCATGCCCGTGGCGAGGAGCGCGAGGACCCGCGCGGTGAGCGGCGGTCGTCTCGCAGGCTGATGACGCAGTCTGGTCAAGCGTTGCGCCGCGCGGTCGCTGCGCGAACGGCCAGGATGGCGGGGGCCACACGTCCGTCAGGGCCGTCGCTCGCGCTCCGCGCGAAACGCGCGGGGCGACTGCCCGGTCCACCGCCGGAACGCGCGCGAGAACGCGCTCGGCTCCGAGAACCCGAGACGGTGGGCGACCTCGCCGATGCCGAGGCGCCGATCGCGCAGGTAGTCGCGCGCGAGTCCCGCACGGACTTCGTCGACGAGCGCCGCGAAGCTCGTGCCCTCGAGCTGCAGACGTCGCTGGAGGGAGCGGACGCTGAGGCCGAGCCGGCGCGCGACGGCGTCGATCGACGGCAGGGTGGAACCCAGCGGCGGTCGCAGCTCGGCGCGTACCCGCTCGGTGAGATGGTCGGGCTCCAGGCCCGCGCTTCGTTCGAGCAGGAACGCGGCGTGCTGCTGCAGCATGCGATGCAGGCGCACGTCGCTTCGCGGGAGCGGCGTGCGCCAGGCGCACGCGGTGAAGACCACGGCGTCGCGCCGGGCGTGGAGCCGCGCCGGCGCGCCGAACACCTCCGCGTAGTGACACGCCGTCGTCAG
The nucleotide sequence above comes from Acidobacteriota bacterium. Encoded proteins:
- a CDS encoding DUF4071 domain-containing protein; protein product: MPNCFVVMGFGKKTDFAQEKTFDLDKSYKYIIKPAVEAAGYTCVRADEIQHAGNINVPMYEQLYGADLVIADLSTANLNAFFELGVRYALKPRTTIVIAEKGFKIPFDMGQVVVRSYEHLGDGIDFGEVERMRAELTTACREVAAANRTDSPVYTFLTNVDPPALRGAAKTVRDTAPRPKPLDDPFSVEFAVGDPHERAALTRPLAELMREALKARDAGEFKTARSILNGVRAAQGDQVDPFVLQQLALATYKSREPEPRQALLDARTVLEALTPRASSDLETLGLWGAIHKRLHEIGASDDERREALDEAVWAYEKGFYLRSDYYNGINYAFLLDTRASETTGDEAVADRVQARRVRARVLATCEARLAQGIKGESEASKAEQEYWVRATIVEALFGLGRTAEADAAFDAARAMEPPPATWMIGSTDEQLKRLGALLGR
- a CDS encoding S9 family peptidase translates to PPGTPMPERVWTTPEAESTIVLSNDRRRVAFVRGGDLWTRSLDDAREVRLTNTPEVEGSPVWAPDDAQLAFTRVVARPEDEATPWNGAKMIFRRVDREPSDLGVVSASGGPARMLGATPGAEGAPRWLDAGRLVFQRVTAGLRTREIVVADVARVATRVVHRDEDEKWWSLTYLGPEPMPSPDGCLIAFLSDRDGWDHAYVVPAAGGDAVQVTRGAFEVSRLRWSPDGRRLAFDSNEGPLPGARHLAVVEIDASGRPGASTRLTGERGTNTDAFWSPDGTRLVFQRTGPRASADLFVIGTNANAPAAQLTESMPAAIDRSALVEPEFVRYPSADGSDVPAYLFVPPGLDRSRRHPAIVWVHGDGVTQNYDGWHLRRDYAVYHSVHQWLVQQGYVVLMVDYRGSIGYGKAWRQGHYRDLGGRDYEDVAAATDYLATLGYVDTDRIGVWGLSYGGFMTLQALTVTPERFRCGIDVAGVVDWRDWYRDPNGPWIKGRMGSPEDDPDLYRRTAPIERVDRLVRPLLVLHGTADVNVPFLESLRLVDVALKAGKEVDFMIYPGEFHYFHREHVLRDAWTRVQGFFDRCLR
- a CDS encoding HEAT repeat domain-containing protein, which gives rise to MTLDALNVVLELSRSESRTVRANACVALAQFDADRALARLFELSDPARERDADVRRRAIEGLARLGGQAVTARLVQLSDARLEPSLDVRLQVVASLARLDHGAAMSRLVELADARRERDKAIRRAAVSALADRQPTTTHPDARLALLRVSSQDPDPEVRQEALRHLESEGRGAGAVSAEVGPDEYDLLGQLRRSGVAVDLGAVPWSRRVALGWQDVRAGLRFRGRQGDPTMVVRARVVALGAAVFALFAVFVGLGLLTGQVLGAKDSLALLGMAGTLGAAVALAPPWLARPSGRLPDRLTAAAFESFAVLLRSLPIWAAAALVVASVRAMMPAWLATSMPWVLGLVVVGPIVSAVIRLVTALAYGLSQQERRRWVAQVTLGTLAGAGALGITIGLGVLVLRETFAASDGVKWFLVGLPSCVALAVGFTGVDAQFDDRAAVDGRWLRAVAAGVLCVPAVLGVGLLLEGRESARRGLRLEPQLAADSTTPASPQEVIVPLGRAVPFQLDFPQVVDIVVPSQGQDLVLKLLAGDGVAVLEHKDDPEEIKGRYLADGTYFLLVEPFGLGDTAVASSAADATASMNEVAALVVRVLSAGTASAGLSRRAGPGDLSGGEGGKTMSDAEATLGVRVALTANLRRVTGEELKTAQDLREELRKQRAAEAAASPNAEYAVVMTDAPVSLQTTPGAGGVPAQTGGAGGGSVAAPQPLACAGTVVTSERVAQGPPAWRLVFGWTTGVDRAAAMPLDRDRVVPWRGRPTKALLERVQAFSKVFASCGGPAADTALAATLRAAATDATAALERPRWCQGTEGPARDYYYLTTASTLLVDVGAVVRAIGEPGDGEVGVELIDGYGYPAPARSDRPAPPHYRLPMEALHCLGKDWEERWLVVARVLQGMNGRQTATWEHVELAVGSEPPSSVPERPTFRPGPLEALIAQAGAWIVEFDVSIDTPDAPAVFAGHFLLTTREGIHDCCVDVGAIVRGQEWDGTGFPRFQLVYGWTAGADSYYFDVTSLTHLGQSFEDKWSEYTNDLRRQSRRTADLPHLVDRR
- a CDS encoding helix-turn-helix transcriptional regulator, which encodes MKPTLVASSSARAMLAAFAGLGIDTEAVLREAGFADGELDQPDGRIALPRLYKLWEVADRRWGRPALGLETGAAVPVGAYDVLDYLVLTAPTLGEGIADLARSFPLVTRTVGFRVHQEGALVVCILEWARAPVGIEVHLRDYSLAAVARRAREASGVVPVRVELAGPPLTTACHYAEVFGAPARLHARRDAVVFTACAWRTPLPRSDVRLHRMLQQHAAFLLERSAGLEPDHLTERVRAELRPPLGSTLPSIDAVARRLGLSVRSLQRRLQLEGTSFAALVDEVRAGLARDYLRDRRLGIGEVAHRLGFSEPSAFSRAFRRWTGQSPRAFRAERERRP